A stretch of the Muntiacus reevesi chromosome 8, mMunRee1.1, whole genome shotgun sequence genome encodes the following:
- the COMMD2 gene encoding COMM domain-containing protein 2, producing MLLDLSEEHKEHLAFLPKVDGAVVAEFGRIAVEFLRRGSNPKIYEGAARKLSVSSDTVQHGVEGLIYLLTESSKLMISELDFQDSVFVLGFPEELNKLLLQLYLDNRKEIRAILSELAPDLPSYHSLEWRLDVQLASRSLRQQIKPSVTVKLHLSQNGGLSTHVLQADPATLLHLAQQLEQASEEAKTNHCRRVVRSIK from the exons ATGCTGCTGGACCTGTCGGAGGAGCACAAGGAGCATCTGGCCTTCCTGCCGAAAGTGGACGGCGCGG TGGTCGCCGAGTTCGGGCGAATCGCGGTGGAGTTCCTGCGGCGTGGCTCGAACCCCAAGATCTACGAAGGCGCTGCCA GAAAACTCAGCGTGAGTAGTGACACTGTCCAACATGGTGTGGAAGGATTAATATACCTCCTCACTGAAAGTTCGAAGCTCATG ATTTCTGAACTGGATTTCCAAGACTCTGTTTTTGTTCTGGGATTTCCTGAAGAATTGAACAAATTGTTGCTTCAGCTTTATCTGGACAACAGAAAGGAGATCAGAGCTATCCTGAGTGAATTGGCACCAGACCTTCCCAGTTACCACAGCCTTGAATGGCGACTGGATGTACAg CTTGCAAGCAGAAGCCTCAGGCAACAGATTAAGCCGTCAGTGACTGTAAAGCTCCACCTTAGTCAGAACGGAGGCCTCAGCACCCACGTTCTGCAGGCGGACCCAGCCACGCTGCTTCACTTGGCCCAGCAGCTGGAACAGGCCTCGGAGGAGGCGAAGACAAACCACTGCAGGAGAGTCGTGCGCAGCATCAAGTAG